ACGGCGGCGAGGCCGAGGTTCTGGCGACGCAAGCGGACGGCGTGCCGTTCCACTTCGTCAACGGCCTGGACGTCGATCAGGCCACCGGTGATGTCTACTTCACCGACAGCAGCAGCACCTACCCGCGCAGGTTCAACACGGAGATCATGATGAACGCCGAGTCGACGGGGCGGCTGCTCAAGTACGACGCGCGGACCAAGCACGTCACCGTGCTCAAGGCTGGCCTGCCGTACCCGAACGGCGTCGCGGTCAGCGGAGACAGGACGCACGTGGTGGTGGCGCACACCGTGCCGTGCCAGGCGTTCAGGTACTGGCTCAGGGGGCCCCAGGCCGGGCAGTACGAGCTCCTAGCCGACCTGCCGGGGTACCCCGACAATATCAGGCGCGACTCCAGGGGAGGCTACTGGGTCGCGCTGAACCAGGAGAAGATGCGACTCAACGCAACGGCTCCCGTCAAGCACCTGGTCGGCGTCCGGCTTGGCGcagacggcgtggaggtcgagGAACTGACAGCGGCCAAGGGTGTGACGCTCAGCGACGTCGCGGAGAAGGACGGCCAGCTGTGGCTAGGCTCGGTGGAGCTCGACTACGTCGGCCTGCTTCATTAGATTTCTTTACGTTAGCTCTAGGGaatgtttgtttcagtttttaaTTGCAATCTGTGATCCTAATACGTAGGTTGAAATAAATAGCTCCTAGATTGTACAATAGCTTCTAGAtcgtaacaatccagcaatccgtTTTCTATCAGTGTTTACAAATAGTACGATTTAACTTTATAATCACTACAATAAATATGTTAATCTATAATAAATTTTCAGTGACGACAAAATATTCTATCACTATTTGAGCTCTCTTTACGATGATTTTCAATAATTCGTCACAAAAGACCTCAAAGCCAGTTGACTTGTTGTTAGTGACAAAAGAGATCAAGTCCGTCACTAAAATAATCGTCATAAACACTAATAAAATCATCATAAAgctaataaaataattttaatagcATTTGGGgttcatttgaatttgaaataattttggaaTTAACAAAAATACAGAAATGGCAAATAAGCTTAAAAATCAAACTAACTATGAAAATTACTCAAAATATCAGAAACACATACTTTTGtaaatttttgaatttattttaatttaaatgagtcttctttgaatttggtttatgtgttaggttctataatttttgtaAACACATACTTTTTTGTTAGGTGCTATAATTGACGATTTCGTCTATATGTTGGTGCTC
The nucleotide sequence above comes from Phragmites australis chromosome 4, lpPhrAust1.1, whole genome shotgun sequence. Encoded proteins:
- the LOC133914727 gene encoding protein STRICTOSIDINE SYNTHASE-LIKE 10-like, yielding MARNLVTSLLLVIGLALLLPSFGEAEPIKTTLTLWSFHLPLPNGVSGAESLAFDRRGQGPYAGVSDGRILKWGGTAVGWTTFAHSTNYRKIPLCTASVVPSEETESICGRPLGLQFYAKTDDLYVADAYLGLMKVGPDGGEAEVLATQADGVPFHFVNGLDVDQATGDVYFTDSSSTYPRRFNTEIMMNAESTGRLLKYDARTKHVTVLKAGLPYPNGVAVSGDRTHVVVAHTVPCQAFRYWLRGPQAGQYELLADLPGYPDNIRRDSRGGYWVALNQEKMRLNATAPVKHLVGVRLGADGVEVEELTAAKGVTLSDVAEKDGQLWLGSVELDYVGLLH